A part of Apodemus sylvaticus chromosome 19, mApoSyl1.1, whole genome shotgun sequence genomic DNA contains:
- the Mif gene encoding macrophage migration inhibitory factor — translation MPMFIVNTNVPRASVPEGFLSELTQQLAQATGKPAQYIAVHVVPDQLMTFSGTSDPCALCSLHSIGKIGGAQNRNYSKLLCGLLSDRLHISPDRVYINYYDMNAANVGWNGSTFA, via the exons ATGCCTATGTTCATCGTGAACACCAATGTTCCCCGCGCCTCGGTGCCAGAGGGCTTTCTCTCCGAGCTCACCCAGCAGCTGGCGCAGGCCACCGGCAAGCCCGCCCAG taCATTGCCGTGCACGTGGTCCCGGACCAGCTCATGACTTTTAGCGGCACGAGCGACCCCTGCGCCctctgcagcctgcacagcatcGGCAAGATCGGTGGCGCCCAGAACCGCAACTACAGCAAGCTGCTGTGCGGCCTGCTGTCGGATCGCCTGCACATCAGCCCGGACCG GGTCTACATCAACTATTACGACATGAACGCAGCCAACGTGGGCTGGAACGGTTCCACCTTCGCTTGA